CGGCCCTCCGGCGTGCCCTCTCCAACGCCTCGCCACCGGTACGGCGGCTGATGCTGATCGGCGTGATCGCGCTCTCGATGCTGGTCTCCGGCGTGGCACTGTTCGCGCCGAAGGCCGCGAACAGTGCCACGAACCACACGATCGCGATCAAGAACTTCGCGTTCACACCGGACGTGCTCACGCTGGCGCCCGGCGACACGGTCACGTTCGTCAACCAGGAGACGGACGGTACCGTCCACGCCATCCGCGGCGACTTCACGTCCCCGGACCTGCCGCCCGGGGCGAGCTTCATGGTCACCGTCAGCGCCGCCGGCTCGTACAACTACTACTGCAGTTTCCACCCGTACATGACCGGCATCATCAACGCCGGAACGGCACCGCCGTCGCCGTCGCCGTCCCGGTCACCGAGCGCGAGCCCGTCGCCGTCCCGCTCACCGAGCGCGAACCCGTCGCCGAGTGGCAGCCCGGGCGCGAGCCCGAGCCCGAGCGTCACCCCGACGCCGCCGCCCGGCACCGCGCCCTGCGACAAGCCGGTCCTCGGCGCCGACCAGGGCGATGGCACCCGGCTGGCCGCCTACGAGCTGGTCGGCACCGTCAAGGTGTTCAAGCTGTGCATGTCGCAGACCGACTGGGAGGTCTCGCCCGGGGTGGTGAAGCCGGCGTACACGTTCAACGGCATAGTGCCCGGCCCCACCATCAAGGTCAACGAGGGCGACAAGGTGCGGGTCATCGTGCAGAACGACCTGCCGGAGCACACGGCGGTGCACTGGCACGGCATGCAACTGCCGAACGCGCAGGACGGCGTGCCGGACATCACCCAGCCGCACATCATGCCCGGCGAGACCTACACCTACGAGTGGACCGCCAAGTCGACCGGAACGCACTGGTACCACTCGCACATGGGCGGCGGCCAGGTCGGCCGGGGCCTCTACGGTGCGCTCCTGGTGACCCCGACGCTGGGCGACATCGCCGCCGACAAGCACTACACCATCGAGATCGGCGACGGTTCCAACGGGTTCACCTTCAACGGCAAGTCGTACCCGGCGACCGTGCCGCTGACGGCGGCGGTCAACCAGAAGGTCCACGTCCGGCTGATCGGCACGGGCCCCGAGATGATCCACCCGATGCACCTGCACGGGGTGCCGTTCCAGGTCGTGGCCCAAGACGGCAACAAGCTCGCCTCACCGTACACCGTGGACACGCTCAACGTCGGCGTCGGACAGACGTACGACATCGTGTTCCAGCCCAAAGAGCCCGGGAAGTGGTTGCTGCACTGCCACATCTTCTCCCACTCCGAGGGACCCAACGGCATGATCGGCCTCGTGACGGTCGTCAATGTAACGGCCTGATCGCCGGCTGAACCCGCCTCCGAACCCGTGCCGGTCAGCCGTGAGCGCACCTGGCCGGCACGGGCTTCACATACCGATACGCGCAAGGAGTCCGTGCATGAAGCCCATCCGTGCCGTCGCCGCGACGCTCGTCGCCGGCGTCGCCGTCCTGCTCGCCCCCACCTCGCCGGCGTGGGCTCACGTCACCGTTTCCCCCTCGGTCGCCACCACCGGCGGCCACGGCACGTTCGCGTTCAAGGTGCCCGACGAGCGCGCGGACGCGAACACGACCCGCGTCGAGGTCGTCTTCCCGGAGAACGCCCAGCTCACCAGCGTCTCCCTGCGCCCCGTCCCGGGCTGGAAGGCCACTGTCACCACCCGGCAGCTGCCGAACGCCGCGTCCGCCGGGCCCGACGACGAGGCCGCCAACAAGGCCGTCACGGGCATCGTGTGGGAGGGCGGCGCCATCAAGCCCGGCGAGTTCCAGGTCTTCGAGGTGTCCCTCGGCCCGCTGCCCACCACGCCCGGCCAACTCGTGTTCAAGGCGCTGCAGACCTACAGCAACGGTGAGGTCGTCCGCTGGATCGACATCCCGGAGGCCGGCGCGCCACGGCCCGAACACCCGGCGCCGGTGATCGACGTCAAGCCGGCGGACGCGCAGGCCAACGCGCCCGCCGCGGCCACCCCCATCCCCACCCCCACCCCCACCGGCGACAGCGTCGCTCGCCTGCTCGGCTGGGCCGGCCTCGCGCTCGGCGCCCTCGCGCTGCTGACGGCGGCCGCGACCGGGCTGCGCCGGCGCACCCCGGCGCCGGCCTCCGCGCCGCTCGCGGAGGCGGAGACCGCCGCGCGGCTCTCGCCGTGACCCGCACCAGGACGCGCGGCGCGGGGCTCGCCGTCCTCCTCGCAGGGTTCGCCACCGCCGTGTCCCTCGTGGTGGCGAGCCCTGCCTGGGCGCACGCGGAACTGGCCGACGCCGCGCCGGCCAACGGCCAGATCTACCAGGACTCCCCTCGGACGCTGCTGCTGCAGTTCACCGACCCGGTGACCGTGCCGCCGGACGGCGTGCGGCTGTTCGGCCCAGACGGCGCCCGCATCGGCATCGGCGCACCGGTCCACCGCGTGGGCGACGACACGTCGGTGGAGGCCCCGCTGAACGGGAAACTCGCCGACGGCGTCTACACCGTCTCATGGCGGGTGGTGTCCTCCGACAGCCACCCGGTGCAGGGCGCCTACACCTTCACCGTCGGTACACCGGGCAGCCGCCCGGCCGGCGTCACACCCCCGGGCGATCGTTCCGGCGATGCCGCGACGGCGTACGGCGCCGCCCGGTGGGCCGCGTTCGCAGGGTTCGCCGTGCTGGTCGGCACCGCGTTCTACCTGGCGTGGTGCTGGCCGGCCGGTGCGCGGCGACGGCCGGCCCGGCGGGCGTTGTGGGCCGGCTGGGGCGCCAGCCTCGCCGCCGCGATCGCCTCCGGCCTGTTGTACGGGCCGTACGTGGCCGACGGCGATCTGGCGGGCGCCTTCGACCCGCGGCTGCTGTCCACGACGTGGGCCACCGGCCTGGGCCGTGCCCTCGGGATTCGCGTCGGTCTGCTGCTCGCCGCGGCGCCCGCGCTCGTCTGGCTGCTGAACCGCTACCCGGACGCGCCGGACCGCCGCACGCGGTGGACGGCCGCGGCGGCGGTGCTCGCGGCCGCCGCGGCGCTCGCCGCGACCTGGAGCATCGCGAACCACAGCGTGACGGGCCAGGCCGGCGGGTTCGCCGTGCCGGTCGACGTCGTGCACCTCGTCGCCGGCTCGGTCTGGCTCGGGGGTCTCGTCGCGCTCGCCATGACGCACGTGCCGGCCCGCGACGCCGTGACCCTGCGTGTGGCGGTGCCCCGGTTCTCGCACACGGCGCTGGTGTGCGTGACGCTCATGGTCGCCACCGGCCTGTTCCAGGCATGGCGGCAGGTCGGGTCGCTGCCGACGCTGTTCGCCACCGCGTACGGCCGGGTTCTGCTGGCGAAGGTCGCCCTCGTGGTCGTGCTGGTCGCGTTCGGCGCCGCCGCCCGCGGATGGGTCGCCCGCCATTACGGCGCGGGCGGCAACCGGCGCCGCGGCGGCCCTGACCCGCACCAGCTCTACGCGTTCTACCGGCGGCTGCTGGCCGAGACGGCGGTGGGCGCCGTCGTGCTCGGCCTGTCCGCCGCGTTGGTCGCCATGGAGCCGGCCCGCTCGGCGTACGCCGGGCGCCGCTCGACGGCGGCGCCCGCGAACACGGCGGCGCCGGTGCCGGCCGTGCCCACACCCGTGCCGTTCTCGGCCGGCTCCGGCCCCGCCGCGCGCGGTGCGGTGCTGCTCGCGGTGTTTCCGCCCAAGGTGGGGCCGGCGCAGCTGCACCTGTCGGTGCTCGACCCGAACGGCGCGCCGCTCAACGTGCCGGAGGTGCACGCCGCCATGACCCTCACAGACCGGGACCTCGGGCCGATCCCGGTGGAGCTCCAGGGCGCCGGCGGGCACTACATCGGCCAGCTGAACCTGCCGTTCCCGGGTCGCTGGCAGGCCGTTCTCACGGTCCGCACCACGGAGACGGACGAGGCCACGGTTCGCGTCGTGGTCGACGTGAGCGCATGAAGGGCGGATTCGGACACGCCACGCGGCACGCGGGCCGAGATCCACACGGCGTCAAGGTTCTCGGCCCTCAGCTCAAATGATGGAACTCGGGCTTCGGGTGCATGAGGAAGTCGTGGTGCGAGATGTTCCACGCGTACGCCCCGGCCATGGCGAAGGCGACGACGTCGCCGACGGCGAGTGAGGCGGTGACGCGGCGGGCGAAGACGTCCTTGGGGGTGCACAGCTGCCCCACGAGGGTCACCGGCCCGTCCGCGCCGTCCCCACCCCTCGGGAGCACGGCGAACGGCTGGTCGTGTCCCTTCGTCACCGGGGTCCGCAGGTGGTGCGTGCCGCCGGACAGGACGGCGAAGCGCTCCCCGTGGACGCGTTTCACGTCGAGCACGGTGGTGAGGTACCACCCGCAGTAGGCCGTCAGGGCGCGTCCCGGCTCCACGCGCAGGGTCTCGCCCGGCAGCGCCAGCCTCCGCAGGCCCGCGCCGTACGCCGCCCAGTCGAACCGCTCGTGCGGGCGGGTGTAGGAGACGGCCATGCCGCCGCCCAGGTTGAACTCGCGCAGGCCGAGGCTCCTGCCGTATTTGAGGACGGCCTCGCCGAGCGCGAGCAGGTCAGGGGCGGCCAGGCCGCTCGCGAGGTGGGCGTGGAGGCCGCGCAGCCGCACCGGCGAGGAGCCGAGCAGGGCCAGGCACTCGGCGATCCCGCCGGGGTCCATGCCGAACGGTGTGGCCCCGCCGCCCATGGTGAGGGCCGCGCCGGTGACCTCGACGTCGAGGTTGACCCGCAGCAGCACGTCCGCCGGTTCCCGCATCCGCCGCAGCTCGGCCGGGCTCTCGACGTGCCAGCGGTACGCCGAGGGGGCGAGGGCCAGCTCCGCGCCGGTCTTCCCCGGCCCGCCGAAGCTCACCGGGATCTCCGGCAGCACCGCCCTGACGTGGGCGAACTCGCCGCCCGAGGAGACCTCGAAGCCGTCCACGTGCGGTGCCAGCGCACGCAGCACCTCCGGGTCGGGATTGGCCTTGACGGCGTAGCAGATCTCCGTCCCCGCCAGGGCGGCCCGTACGCCGGCGGCGTGGCGGGCGAGCCCGGCCAGGTCGTAGACGTAGGCGGGGACGTCGTCCAGCGACTCGGCGACCTTCCGCACGCCCGCCGGGACCTCGATGCTCATCGGCGCTCTCCTTCCGCCACGCACTCCACGCCGAGCGGGTTCGGGACGGGCACGTATCCGGCGGCCCGGTCGGCCGCCCTCGCCCAGCGCACGCCCAGGTTGGCCTTGGCCGGCAGCGGCGCCCCGGCCAGCAGCCGCGTCAGCGGTCCGGCCGGGCCGGGAGCGTGGTCCTCCACATAGCGGCGCAAAGTCGCACGGGCGGCCGCCCACAACGCGCGCAGAACGCCGTCGGCCGTGTCAGCCACTGTGTCTGCCGCCGTGCCGCCGACCGTGTCAGCCACCGTGTCAGCCGCCGTGGCGGCGACCTCCGCCAGGTGGTTGACGAACAGGCAGTAGGCGACCCGGTCCCAGCCGCGCGCGGCGTCGTACGACAGGGGGCCCGCCACCGCGCCCGGCAGGCCGGTCAGGTCGTGCCGGCCGGCGACGAGCTTGGTGCCCTCCAGGTCGCGGAAGACCGCCTCGACGGGCCATCCGCCGGAGTCGAAGCCCACCAGCACGTTCTGCACGTGCGCTTCGAGCGCGACGCCGTGGCGGAAGAAGGCGTCGAGCACGGGATACGCCACGCGCTCGACGTAGGCCTCCCACCACGCGACCGGGTCGGCCGCCCGGCGGGCCAGGACGGCCTCGGGGACGCCGTCCGCGCCGGCGGCCAGGGCGCCGGCGAGGACCGGCGTGGTCCCCGGCCCGCACACCGCCCACGGACCGGTACGGACGATCACCCCGAGCCCTTCGAGCAGCCGGGTGCCGAGGGCGGCCGATCGGTAGCCGGGCTCCGGCAGCCACCGCGTGCCGGGGAAGCGGCGGGCCAGCCCGTCGAAGACGGGCCCGAGCCGCCGGGTCAGCTCGACCGCGCCGGACAGCTCGTACCACGCGTTCTTCCGCACGCAGTTGGTGATCCGCACGTCCAGGCTGAACTTCAGGCACATGCCGGTGCCCGGGTCGTAGACCGTCCTGACCGACGACGTGGGCACGACCGCGCGGGGGCCGGGCCCGAGGTCGGCGAGCCGCCCGTCCGCGAGCGGCCCGCGCAGGTCGGCGGCGAGCAGATCGAGCTGCCAAGGGTGGGCGGGCAGCACGACGTACCCCTCCGGCGCGCCGCCGAACGCGTCGAGCGCCGTCGTGTCGCCCTCCTGGGCCACCAGGTCGGCGCGTACGCCGAGCAGCCGCGGGGCGAACCGCGCGTGCGTCTCCGGCGCGTAGTCCAGCCAGCCGTCGCCCTCGCGGGCCTTCGGCGCCGGGTGGAACGGGTGCCCGGCCACCAGCGCCTGCTCGGAGGCGAGCCATGGATCGGCGGGCGGGACGGCCCGCGCGCGGGCGGCGAGGATCGCCGCGACCGCCTCGCGCCCCGCGCGGACCTGGGCGGCGAACTCCTCGTTGCCGCCGTCCAGCTCCCGTTCCACCAGCGCGACGAGCGAGGGCAGGTCCAGGGGCCGCCACCGCCCCTCCGCCAGCTGCTCGGGCGGGCCGTCGAAGCGCAGCGCGATGCCGCCGCGGACGCGTACGCGCACGGGCGTGCCCGCCACGCGCAGCGTCAGGTGGGGCCCGGCCGCGCGCACGTCGCCGCGCGGGCCGCCGACCTCGCGCAGCCAGCAGCGCAGCAGTGCCCCGAGCGCCGCCTCCTCGGCCGGGGCGGCGTGCGGGTCCAGCAGGAGGCCTTCCATGGCTCAGGCACCCCTCAGATAGTTGGGGCCGGTCGTGCCGTAGAACTTGTTCACGTCCGCGGCCCCGGTGCGGTCCTTGGCCACGAGCGTCCCCGCGACGACCATCGACTTGCCGGTGAGCCGGGCGGCGTCCAGCGTGCGGGCCCGCAGCAGCCGGGCCATCGGGTCGTCCCCGTACGGCTCGAGCGCGGCCCGCAGGGCCCGGGCGACCAGCGTGGCGCCGGAGCCGGGCAGCGCGCCGTGGGCCACGGCCATGGCGGCCAGATGCAGGGTGATCGTCACGAAGAGGTCGGCGAGCGCGTACGGGTCGTCGGTCAGCATGCGCTCGTCGCCGAAGCCGGGCGCCTCGATGCCCGCCGCGTGCAGCCGGCCCGGCGAGGCCAGCAGCCCGTCGTCGTCCTTGACCAGCAGCCGCATGGGCCCGTCCCCGAACAGCAGCGCCAGGTTCTGCTGGTGGGCCTCCAGCGCGACGCCGTACCGGA
The window above is part of the Microbispora sp. ZYX-F-249 genome. Proteins encoded here:
- a CDS encoding type III PLP-dependent enzyme, which codes for MSIEVPAGVRKVAESLDDVPAYVYDLAGLARHAAGVRAALAGTEICYAVKANPDPEVLRALAPHVDGFEVSSGGEFAHVRAVLPEIPVSFGGPGKTGAELALAPSAYRWHVESPAELRRMREPADVLLRVNLDVEVTGAALTMGGGATPFGMDPGGIAECLALLGSSPVRLRGLHAHLASGLAAPDLLALGEAVLKYGRSLGLREFNLGGGMAVSYTRPHERFDWAAYGAGLRRLALPGETLRVEPGRALTAYCGWYLTTVLDVKRVHGERFAVLSGGTHHLRTPVTKGHDQPFAVLPRGGDGADGPVTLVGQLCTPKDVFARRVTASLAVGDVVAFAMAGAYAWNISHHDFLMHPKPEFHHLS
- a CDS encoding IucA/IucC family protein, which translates into the protein MEGLLLDPHAAPAEEAALGALLRCWLREVGGPRGDVRAAGPHLTLRVAGTPVRVRVRGGIALRFDGPPEQLAEGRWRPLDLPSLVALVERELDGGNEEFAAQVRAGREAVAAILAARARAVPPADPWLASEQALVAGHPFHPAPKAREGDGWLDYAPETHARFAPRLLGVRADLVAQEGDTTALDAFGGAPEGYVVLPAHPWQLDLLAADLRGPLADGRLADLGPGPRAVVPTSSVRTVYDPGTGMCLKFSLDVRITNCVRKNAWYELSGAVELTRRLGPVFDGLARRFPGTRWLPEPGYRSAALGTRLLEGLGVIVRTGPWAVCGPGTTPVLAGALAAGADGVPEAVLARRAADPVAWWEAYVERVAYPVLDAFFRHGVALEAHVQNVLVGFDSGGWPVEAVFRDLEGTKLVAGRHDLTGLPGAVAGPLSYDAARGWDRVAYCLFVNHLAEVAATAADTVADTVGGTAADTVADTADGVLRALWAAARATLRRYVEDHAPGPAGPLTRLLAGAPLPAKANLGVRWARAADRAAGYVPVPNPLGVECVAEGERR
- a CDS encoding YcnI family copper-binding membrane protein — encoded protein: MKPIRAVAATLVAGVAVLLAPTSPAWAHVTVSPSVATTGGHGTFAFKVPDERADANTTRVEVVFPENAQLTSVSLRPVPGWKATVTTRQLPNAASAGPDDEAANKAVTGIVWEGGAIKPGEFQVFEVSLGPLPTTPGQLVFKALQTYSNGEVVRWIDIPEAGAPRPEHPAPVIDVKPADAQANAPAAATPIPTPTPTGDSVARLLGWAGLALGALALLTAAATGLRRRTPAPASAPLAEAETAARLSP
- a CDS encoding multicopper oxidase domain-containing protein — translated: MSDTTAPEPFAALRRALSNASPPVRRLMLIGVIALSMLVSGVALFAPKAANSATNHTIAIKNFAFTPDVLTLAPGDTVTFVNQETDGTVHAIRGDFTSPDLPPGASFMVTVSAAGSYNYYCSFHPYMTGIINAGTAPPSPSPSRSPSASPSPSRSPSANPSPSGSPGASPSPSVTPTPPPGTAPCDKPVLGADQGDGTRLAAYELVGTVKVFKLCMSQTDWEVSPGVVKPAYTFNGIVPGPTIKVNEGDKVRVIVQNDLPEHTAVHWHGMQLPNAQDGVPDITQPHIMPGETYTYEWTAKSTGTHWYHSHMGGGQVGRGLYGALLVTPTLGDIAADKHYTIEIGDGSNGFTFNGKSYPATVPLTAAVNQKVHVRLIGTGPEMIHPMHLHGVPFQVVAQDGNKLASPYTVDTLNVGVGQTYDIVFQPKEPGKWLLHCHIFSHSEGPNGMIGLVTVVNVTA
- a CDS encoding copper resistance CopC/CopD family protein, producing the protein MTRTRTRGAGLAVLLAGFATAVSLVVASPAWAHAELADAAPANGQIYQDSPRTLLLQFTDPVTVPPDGVRLFGPDGARIGIGAPVHRVGDDTSVEAPLNGKLADGVYTVSWRVVSSDSHPVQGAYTFTVGTPGSRPAGVTPPGDRSGDAATAYGAARWAAFAGFAVLVGTAFYLAWCWPAGARRRPARRALWAGWGASLAAAIASGLLYGPYVADGDLAGAFDPRLLSTTWATGLGRALGIRVGLLLAAAPALVWLLNRYPDAPDRRTRWTAAAAVLAAAAALAATWSIANHSVTGQAGGFAVPVDVVHLVAGSVWLGGLVALAMTHVPARDAVTLRVAVPRFSHTALVCVTLMVATGLFQAWRQVGSLPTLFATAYGRVLLAKVALVVVLVAFGAAARGWVARHYGAGGNRRRGGPDPHQLYAFYRRLLAETAVGAVVLGLSAALVAMEPARSAYAGRRSTAAPANTAAPVPAVPTPVPFSAGSGPAARGAVLLAVFPPKVGPAQLHLSVLDPNGAPLNVPEVHAAMTLTDRDLGPIPVELQGAGGHYIGQLNLPFPGRWQAVLTVRTTETDEATVRVVVDVSA